The following coding sequences are from one Prochlorococcus marinus CUG1438 window:
- the coxB gene encoding cytochrome c oxidase subunit II, whose amino-acid sequence MLNKNIYLILIISLVFAISFWIGFNVNLLPAEASINAPIYDELFKILFIIGLIIFIGMTIAVIYSLFKFRKRNDQIGDGIALEGNLSLEIVWTIIPSIIVLLIGLYSYNIYDRMGGMKELNHNHEMMSSNTEKIWAGISQTSDNEIAINNLSIEVSAMQFAFLFNYPKGNFISGELHVPVDQKVSMKMESKDVIHAFWVPEFRIKQDIIPGQPTILNFTPTKVGKYPIICAELCGPYHGGMRASIVVEEESDYNEWFNKNKKPEVNL is encoded by the coding sequence TTGTTAAATAAAAACATTTATTTAATACTAATTATTTCTCTCGTTTTTGCTATATCTTTTTGGATTGGTTTTAATGTAAATTTGCTCCCAGCGGAAGCAAGTATTAATGCACCAATTTACGATGAACTTTTTAAAATTCTTTTCATTATTGGATTAATTATTTTTATAGGAATGACAATAGCAGTTATTTATAGCTTATTTAAATTTAGGAAAAGAAATGATCAGATAGGCGATGGTATAGCTTTAGAGGGAAATTTAAGCTTAGAAATTGTGTGGACAATTATCCCTTCAATAATTGTTTTATTAATAGGTCTATATAGCTACAACATCTACGATCGAATGGGAGGGATGAAAGAACTAAATCATAACCATGAAATGATGAGTTCTAATACTGAAAAAATATGGGCTGGAATAAGTCAAACTTCTGATAATGAAATAGCTATAAATAATTTATCAATTGAAGTTTCGGCTATGCAATTTGCATTTCTATTCAATTATCCCAAGGGCAATTTCATATCAGGAGAACTACACGTTCCTGTTGATCAAAAAGTATCAATGAAAATGGAATCCAAAGATGTAATTCATGCTTTTTGGGTACCAGAGTTCAGAATTAAGCAGGATATTATTCCTGGACAACCAACTATCCTAAATTTCACTCCTACAAAAGTAGGAAAATATCCGATAATTTGTGCAGAATTATGTGGCCCATATCATGGAGGAATGAGAGCCTCGATAGTTGTTGAAGAAGAATCTGATTACAACGAATGGTTTAACAAAAATAAAAAACCCGAGGTAAATTTATGA
- the ctaD gene encoding cytochrome c oxidase subunit I has protein sequence MTISIDPQKTNNESLQPKGWLRYFSFSLDHKVIGIQYLVCGFLFYLIGGTLASAIRIELASPMSDFMPRDVYNQVLTLHGTIMIFLWIVPVVNGAFGNYLIPFYVGARDMAFPRLNAVAFWLIPPSGLMLVASYFVDGAAQAGWTAYPPLSITTPQSGQIIWILSVLLLGGSSIFGGINFIATIIKLRRPGLKLMQLPMYCWAMLGTSLLVVLSTPVLAGTLILLSFDIIANTGFFNPVLGGNVVVYQHLFWFYSHPAVYIMVLPAFGLVSEILPVHARKPLFGYTTMVFSIMGIVVLGLVVWAHHMFTSGTPPWMRLFFTIATAFIAVPTGIKFFNWVATLWGGKISINSAMLFSCGFIINFVFGGITGVALAQVPFDIHVHDTYFVVAHFHYIVYGGTVFIIFSSIYHWFPKVTGKMLNEKLGILHFIITFIGFNLCFAPQHWLGLNGMPRRVAEYDPQFQFVNQISSLGALLMAISTIPFLINVFLSFRNGKDAGDNPWNALTPEWLTSSPPPVENWEGEAPLVEEPYGYGKEISEQK, from the coding sequence ATGACAATATCAATTGATCCACAAAAAACTAATAATGAAAGTCTTCAACCCAAAGGCTGGCTTAGATACTTTAGTTTTAGCCTTGATCATAAAGTAATTGGGATTCAATACTTGGTTTGCGGTTTTCTCTTCTATTTAATAGGAGGAACTTTAGCGAGCGCTATAAGAATTGAACTGGCCAGCCCAATGTCTGATTTTATGCCAAGGGATGTTTATAACCAAGTTTTAACTTTACACGGAACAATAATGATATTCCTTTGGATAGTTCCTGTAGTTAACGGTGCTTTTGGAAATTATTTAATTCCATTTTATGTAGGTGCGAGAGATATGGCATTCCCAAGATTAAATGCAGTAGCTTTTTGGTTAATTCCTCCTTCAGGTTTGATGCTGGTAGCTAGCTATTTTGTTGATGGTGCTGCTCAAGCTGGATGGACTGCTTATCCACCTTTGAGCATAACTACTCCTCAATCGGGACAAATTATTTGGATTCTGAGTGTTCTATTACTTGGAGGCAGTTCTATATTTGGTGGAATCAACTTTATAGCGACCATTATCAAATTAAGAAGGCCAGGATTAAAACTTATGCAATTGCCAATGTATTGTTGGGCAATGCTTGGAACAAGTCTATTAGTTGTTTTGTCAACTCCTGTATTAGCTGGCACTTTAATTCTACTTAGCTTCGACATTATTGCTAATACAGGGTTTTTCAATCCTGTCTTGGGTGGCAATGTCGTAGTTTATCAGCATTTATTTTGGTTTTATTCTCATCCAGCTGTATACATTATGGTCCTTCCTGCCTTTGGTTTAGTTAGTGAAATACTTCCTGTACATGCTAGAAAACCACTTTTTGGATATACAACAATGGTTTTTTCAATAATGGGGATAGTAGTTTTAGGTTTAGTTGTTTGGGCTCATCACATGTTTACGAGTGGAACGCCCCCTTGGATGAGATTGTTCTTTACTATTGCCACGGCATTCATTGCTGTTCCAACTGGTATAAAATTTTTCAATTGGGTTGCAACATTATGGGGAGGTAAAATTTCCATCAATAGTGCAATGTTATTCTCTTGCGGATTTATTATAAATTTTGTTTTTGGAGGTATCACAGGAGTTGCTTTGGCACAGGTACCTTTCGATATTCACGTACATGATACCTATTTCGTTGTAGCCCATTTTCATTACATAGTTTATGGAGGGACTGTTTTTATTATTTTCTCTTCAATTTATCATTGGTTCCCAAAAGTAACTGGGAAAATGCTCAATGAAAAATTAGGGATTTTACATTTTATCATTACCTTTATTGGATTTAACTTGTGCTTTGCTCCTCAACATTGGCTTGGTTTAAATGGAATGCCAAGAAGAGTTGCAGAATATGATCCTCAATTCCAGTTCGTTAATCAAATTAGTAGCCTTGGGGCTCTTTTAATGGCTATAAGCACAATTCCTTTTTTAATTAATGTTTTCCTTAGTTTTAGAAATGGAAAAGATGCTGGAGATAACCCTTGGAATGCTCTTACACCTGAATGGTTAACATCTTCTCCACCTCCAGTTGAAAATTGGGAAGGAGAAGCACCATTAGTTGAAGAACCTTATGGTTATGGTAAAGAAATTTCTGAACAAAAATAA
- a CDS encoding heme-copper oxidase subunit III, translating to MTTLDSSKEIQKNNSEVNETHADFRMFGLITFLIADGMTFAGFFAAYLTYKAVNPLPDGAIYELELPIPTLNTILLLVSSATFHKAGKALLKDKNSDSQKWLFFTAFLGIIFLICQLFEYFHLPFGLTDNLFASTFYALTGFHGLHVTLGTLMILIIAWQSRINGGRLTSQNMFPLEAVELYWHFVDGIWVILFIILYLL from the coding sequence ATGACAACTCTAGATAGCTCAAAAGAAATTCAAAAAAATAATTCTGAAGTCAATGAAACACATGCAGACTTCAGAATGTTTGGTCTTATAACATTCCTAATTGCGGACGGAATGACTTTTGCAGGATTCTTTGCTGCTTATCTAACTTATAAAGCAGTAAATCCATTACCTGATGGTGCTATTTATGAATTAGAACTTCCAATACCTACACTCAATACAATTTTATTACTTGTTAGTAGTGCAACTTTCCATAAAGCAGGTAAAGCACTTTTAAAAGATAAAAACTCTGATTCCCAAAAATGGTTGTTTTTTACTGCTTTTCTTGGAATTATATTTTTAATATGTCAATTATTTGAATATTTTCATTTACCCTTTGGATTAACCGATAATTTATTTGCAAGTACTTTTTATGCTCTTACTGGTTTTCATGGATTACATGTCACTTTGGGCACTTTAATGATTTTAATTATTGCTTGGCAATCGAGAATCAATGGTGGAAGATTAACTAGTCAAAATATGTTCCCATTGGAAGCTGTTGAGTTGTACTGGCATTTTGTAGATGGAATATGGGTTATTTTATTTATTATTTTGTATCTTTTATAA
- a CDS encoding transcriptional regulator, which translates to MLEGKELLEKAKLLSKKSEDEIAKGCGYVGPSGRILRKSFYKALIEAKGYKIGNGRQGKNANRASRGRQTEFKTKVHGNGNLLIGHAYTKKLGLEPGQEFKIDLKKDSKTIYLIPLN; encoded by the coding sequence ATGCTTGAAGGAAAAGAACTTCTTGAAAAAGCAAAATTATTAAGTAAAAAATCAGAAGATGAGATAGCAAAAGGTTGTGGGTACGTAGGTCCTAGCGGAAGAATCTTAAGAAAAAGTTTTTATAAAGCGCTTATCGAAGCTAAGGGTTACAAAATAGGAAATGGTCGTCAGGGGAAAAACGCTAATAGAGCTTCAAGAGGCAGACAGACAGAATTCAAAACTAAAGTTCATGGCAATGGGAACCTATTAATTGGTCATGCCTACACCAAAAAATTAGGTCTAGAACCTGGTCAGGAATTTAAAATTGATCTTAAAAAAGATTCAAAAACAATTTATTTAATTCCATTAAATTAA
- a CDS encoding riboflavin synthase, whose product MFTGIIQSVGKLRQEKNILEIEILDNLFDMAIGDSIAVDGICLTVKEIFQNKFTVDVSEETLKKTTLGVKSNLNQIVNLEPALRVSDRLGGHIVSGHVDGLGTVENIEKLEKSWLLSIKWENSIFSKYVVNKGSICVNGISLTIAKYEQEGEIFTIAIIPHTWHNTNLNKLNLGDSVNLEADALIKYVEKLLLFNKNSNQDLSSNNISSEWLKENGW is encoded by the coding sequence ATGTTTACAGGAATAATTCAATCAGTTGGAAAACTAAGACAAGAAAAAAATATTTTAGAAATTGAAATTCTAGATAATTTATTTGATATGGCAATTGGTGACAGCATTGCTGTTGATGGAATTTGCTTGACAGTTAAAGAGATTTTTCAAAATAAATTTACTGTTGATGTTAGTGAGGAGACATTAAAAAAAACAACTTTAGGAGTAAAGTCGAACCTAAATCAGATTGTTAATTTGGAGCCTGCTCTTAGAGTCTCTGACCGTCTAGGAGGGCATATAGTCAGTGGACATGTTGATGGCCTTGGAACAGTTGAGAATATAGAAAAATTAGAGAAATCCTGGCTTTTATCTATAAAGTGGGAAAATAGCATTTTTTCGAAATATGTAGTTAACAAAGGTAGTATTTGTGTAAATGGTATAAGTCTTACAATTGCAAAATATGAACAGGAAGGGGAAATATTTACTATTGCGATAATTCCTCATACTTGGCATAACACAAATCTGAATAAATTGAATCTCGGCGACAGCGTAAACCTTGAAGCAGATGCACTAATTAAATATGTAGAGAAATTACTTTTATTTAATAAAAATAGTAATCAAGATTTGTCTTCAAATAATATTTCTTCGGAATGGCTTAAAGAAAACGGTTGGTAA
- a CDS encoding aldo/keto reductase, protein MIINSQKRSFGRGAKVSLFTLGTMRATESLEKMYSIIKSAYYVGINHIETAPSYGDAESLIGNSIKKLAIEENIKENNWVITSKVLPKGDFDFLKNNFKKSLKNLNRERINNLAIHGLNLKQHLDWVLSGEGKKFISWILEKELVDQVGFSSHGSYSLIKDAINCEVFTFCSLHLHYLDQSKIALAEEAIKKGMGVLAISPADKGGRLYSPSDILIEASKPFHPLELAYRFLLAKGITTLSLGATNKKDFEFAHKLRNSLEKLTKLEKSALNKIEEVSNKRLNSTKCEQCRSCLPCPNEVPIPEILRLRNISLGYGQLEFAKERYNLIGKAGHWWEEKNSSYCKECNECVPRCPSKLDIPNLLKETHNLLIENPTKRLWG, encoded by the coding sequence ATGATTATTAATTCACAAAAAAGATCATTTGGTAGAGGGGCGAAAGTGAGCTTATTCACTTTGGGGACAATGCGAGCAACTGAAAGTCTCGAAAAAATGTATAGCATAATAAAAAGTGCATATTATGTAGGAATTAACCACATAGAAACAGCTCCCTCTTATGGTGATGCTGAATCACTTATTGGAAATTCAATAAAAAAATTAGCAATAGAAGAGAATATAAAAGAAAATAATTGGGTGATTACTTCCAAAGTTTTACCAAAGGGTGATTTTGACTTTTTAAAAAATAATTTCAAAAAATCTCTTAAAAATTTAAATCGCGAGAGAATTAATAATCTTGCAATTCACGGACTCAACTTAAAACAACATCTAGATTGGGTTCTTTCTGGAGAGGGTAAGAAATTCATTTCTTGGATACTTGAGAAGGAACTAGTTGATCAAGTCGGTTTTAGTTCTCACGGAAGTTATTCACTAATTAAAGATGCAATTAACTGTGAAGTTTTTACTTTTTGTAGTCTTCATTTACATTATTTAGATCAATCTAAGATTGCTTTAGCAGAGGAAGCTATAAAAAAAGGTATGGGCGTTTTAGCAATATCACCTGCAGATAAAGGCGGTAGATTGTATTCTCCAAGCGATATTTTGATAGAGGCCTCTAAGCCTTTTCATCCATTAGAATTAGCTTATCGATTTCTGCTGGCTAAAGGCATTACAACTTTGTCGTTGGGTGCGACAAACAAAAAAGATTTTGAATTTGCGCATAAACTTAGAAACTCCTTAGAGAAGCTTACAAAACTTGAAAAAAGCGCCCTTAATAAAATTGAGGAAGTTTCTAATAAAAGATTAAACTCAACCAAATGTGAACAATGTAGATCTTGTCTTCCATGTCCAAATGAAGTGCCTATTCCAGAAATACTTCGTTTAAGAAATATATCTCTTGGTTATGGGCAATTAGAATTTGCAAAAGAAAGATACAATTTAATAGGAAAAGCTGGCCACTGGTGGGAAGAAAAAAATTCCTCATATTGTAAAGAATGCAATGAATGTGTTCCTAGATGTCCTAGTAAATTAGATATACCAAATTTATTAAAGGAAACTCATAACTTATTAATTGAAAATCCTACAAAAAGATTATGGGGATAA